A segment of the bacterium genome:
CGCGGCAGGGCAGGGGCGATCTCGCGCAGCGGCACCCAGTCCTTGGCGACGCCCACCGGCTCGCCGGCCAGGAGCGAGTCGACGCCGCGGATCACCATGAGCGGCGTCAGCAGCGGCGGAACGACGCGGACGACCATGACGGCGAGCAACGACAGGCCGACGAAGGCCAGTACCGCCCCGCCGAGCCACCGCACCACCGTCCGCAGCACGCAGCGCTCTTAGCCGAGCCCGCGTCGCGCGCAAGTGCGACGCGGCGCGCGCTTGTCGCCGTCGAACGACCCGGTGTAGCCACGCGCCATGGCCCAGCGCACCCTGCCGCACGGACTCCAGTTCGCGCCGACGAAGATCGGCGTGCTGATCGACCTCGACATGGGCACCAAGGCGGACTTCCTCGCCTGCCTGCGCTTCGCCTTCGACGAGGCGCACGCCGACGGCACGATCCTGCGGCCCGTCGAGCTGATCGTCGAGGAGGCGATCGGGCTGCCGCGGCTCGAGGCGAAGAACACGATCGACGGCTACCGGCGCCTCGTCGACGCGGGCGTGCTGTGCACGATCGGTCCGCTCATCACCGACAACTCGCTGGCGCTGGCGCCGGTGATCGATCGTACCGGCGTGCCGGCCGTCACCTGGACGGGCACGGATCGCTACCACGGCGAGTACTGCTTCAACCTCGGCAACGGCGGCCTCGCCGAGGAAGCCGCGATCATGGCGACGTGGATCCGGCGCATGGGCTACCGCCGCGTCGGCATGATCCACGAGCAGAGCCCGGGCGGCGTCGAATACGCGTCGAGCTTCCGGTGGTACGCGGCCAGGGAGAAGCTCGACATCCTGATCGAGGCCTACACGACGCAGATCCCCGACGACCTCGAGATCGTGCTGCGCAAGATCCGCGAACAGAGCCCCGACTGCCTCGCGTACCTCGGCTACGGCTACCCGACGATCCTCATGCGCCCGATCTTCGAGCGCATGGGCTGGGATCCA
Coding sequences within it:
- a CDS encoding ABC transporter substrate-binding protein → MAQRTLPHGLQFAPTKIGVLIDLDMGTKADFLACLRFAFDEAHADGTILRPVELIVEEAIGLPRLEAKNTIDGYRRLVDAGVLCTIGPLITDNSLALAPVIDRTGVPAVTWTGTDRYHGEYCFNLGNGGLAEEAAIMATWIRRMGYRRVGMIHEQSPGGVEYASSFRWYAAREKLDILIEAYTTQIPDDLEIVLRKIREQSPDCLAYLGYGYPTILMRPIFERMGWDPPRIMTTAFQFCYAKPEWMAALEGWVGVDQMCEHNPLLRPTFDRFAQAVGKRADHTVTALTYDTARLIAEGLARAPLLTPEGVKQGLEKVRMLPAVNGGPRTHMSLGPWDHKAYKGDWLLLRRIAGGRTVFVDLHDPVATTRPGACA